From one Planococcus citri chromosome 3, ihPlaCitr1.1, whole genome shotgun sequence genomic stretch:
- the LOC135840205 gene encoding major facilitator superfamily domain-containing protein 12-like produces MDSMVANPEKKLSHRVLISYGFGHILNDLTASMWFSYLLIFFHYVLNFTSSFSGILLLIGQIADGIATPIIGILSDKGAGHWLCRYGHRKTWHLIGTLCVISSFPFIFSPCFGFRDVSNERKICYYSIFIIIFQFGWASVQVSHLSLVPDLTPSQSERTNLLTIRYSCTVLANIVTHLFTWLMFLRNGKSEAVVGSADGQKFQTIALFAAGVGFVCSLIFHLGIEEKTGETLLEKNDNFKDINKKKVLSQLTLYHSMAVYMMTQLFVNQSQVFIPLYLEEYLHIEAQRLPVLPLIMYISSSLTSVLTKSLNNNCGRRPAYFTGALLAILACVPIYFGQDAFYKAYMIYIVVILFGCASSIVSVTSLGITADLIGDHTKHGAFVYGMMSFGDKISNGVAVMIIQYLKHYNTASSYYRDILLGMCGGSAVVGLIFVIFLPSNFELFKKERQLSGKNNVMMVYCLENETNKAKPETSS; encoded by the exons ATGGACTCCATGGTAGCAAATCCGGAAAAGAAATTATCCCACAGGGTGTTGATAAGTTATGGATTTGGTCACATTCTCAACGATCTAACGGCTTCCATGTGGTTCTCGTATTTgctgatatttttccattacgTGTTAAACTTCACCAGTTCCTTCAGTGGTATTTTACTGCTTATTGGACAAATCGCCGATGGGATTGCGACACCGATTATTGGAATTTTATCAGATAAAGGAGCCGGACACTGGTTGTGTAGGTACGGACATCGCAAAACGTGGCATTTAATTG GAACTTTATGCGTGATTTCATCGTTTCCCTTCATCTTCTCGCCATGTTTTGGATTCCGAGACGTGAGCAACGAACGCAAGATATGTTATTAttccattttcataataatattcCAATTTGGATGGGCATCGGTTCAAGTGTCTCATCTGTCGTTAGTTCCAGATTTAACTCCTAGTCAAAGCGAACGCACCAATTTGTTGACAATAAG ATATTCCTGTACAGTTCTTGCAAACATAGTAACCCATCTATTCACATGGTTGATGTTCCTGAGAAATGGCAAAAGTGAAGCTGTGGTTGGTTCCGCAGATGGGCAAAAGTTCCAG ACTATAGCTTTATTCGCAGCAGGAGTTGGATTCGTTTGTTCATTAATATTTCATCTcggaattgaagaaaaaaccgGCGAAACTTTACTGGAGAAAAACGACAACTTTAAAGATATTAATAAGAAGAAAGTTCTCAGCCAGTTAACTTTATACCACAGTATGGCAGTTTACATGATGACTCAGCTGTTCGTCAATCAGAGTCAAGTGTTTATACCATTATATTTAGAAGAATATTTACACATCGAAGCCCAAAGATTACCAGTGCTTCCATTAATCATGTACATCAGTAGTTCCTTGACATCAGTATTAACAAAATCTTTGAATAATAACTGCGGCAGACGG CCAGCATATTTTACCGGCGCGTTGCTAGCAATTTTGGCTTGTGTTCCTATATATTTCGGCCAAGATGCGTTTTACAAGGCGTATATGATTTACATTGTGGTCATATTGTTTG GATGTGCAAGTTCTATTGTATCAGTTACCAGTTTGGGAATAACTGCAGATCTGATTGGTGATCACACAAAACACGGCGCATTTGTTTATGGCATGATGAGTTTTggagataaaatttcaaatggtgtTGCCGTTATGATTATTCAATACTT gaaacacTACAATACTGCATCGAGTTACTACAGGGATATATTGCTGGGTATGTGCGGTGGTTCTGCAGTCGTTGGTCTCATATTCGTTATATTTTTACCGAGTAATTTTGAACTATTCAAAAAAG AACGACAGCTCAGCGGGAAAAATAATGTCATGATGGTGTATTGtttggaaaatgaaacaaaCAAAGCCAAACCAGAAACGTCATCGTGA